A section of the Scleropages formosus chromosome 12, fSclFor1.1, whole genome shotgun sequence genome encodes:
- the LOC108937522 gene encoding MORC family CW-type zinc finger protein 3-like isoform X5, with amino-acid sequence MSRFEGSLEDRGRLERTGEDQGEEDRRAMEVRRCRGIPLSAVSPKFLHTNSTSHTWPFSAIAELIDNAYDPDVMAKQLWIDWTRIKGIDCLTFQDNGSGMTQRKMYKMLSFGFSDKQKVKRHIPVGVYGNGFKSGSMRLGKDAIVFSKTTESMSVGLLSQTYLETIRAQQVVVPIVTFRRVGQNQAEDVASLQDILRYSLFNTESELFSELRAINATSGSTGTRIIIWNLRRITNGETEFDFNTDRYDIQIKANTCHGHDKYKRQDSTMQTVPESDYSLRAYCSILYLKPRMQIIIRGQKVKTQLISKSLAHIAKDHYRPTFLSNRIRITFGYNTKSKEQYGIMMYHKNRLIKAYERVGCQRKADGRGVGVIGVIECNFLQPTHNKQDFDNTDKYRKTVYNLGLKLEEYWNEIRYKCKKENPTCTIPIEDTTKFPDQTWVQCDKCLKWRRLPDGINYRGLPEQWFCHMNPDPQFRSCKAEEEPEDSDDDQRSYPKPYKRQRRNSKIQKEDKKQQVLAPVLPPSTTPLSDNEVWRPLVDALTAYSSPHSTNPAYTGCSTSRNSMPIISGSTLSATLERVKKKLAMHSAVDACVETDGTAAPPLSLPFLRKQILATTQMNTKTPQRETEWREEVEEDITEYDQEKYWQEEQCEDKEEERVAKATELYLEEAETMEIKANAWEEVQQQQQDQLMELMQTTAQERDTYKEQVHQLQQEVKEIKHSVNR; translated from the exons ATGAGTCGCTTTGAGGGCTCGCTGGAGGACAGGGGAAGACTGGAGAGGACAGGGGAAGACCAGGGAGAAGAGGACAGGAGAGCCATGGAGGTGCGGCGATGCAGAGGGATCCCCCTGAGTGCC GTCAGTCCAAAGTTTCTGCACACAAACTCCACCAGTCATACTTGGCCCTTCAGTGCCATCGCAGAGCTAATTG ACAATGCCTATGATCCAGACGTAATGGCAAAGCAGCTGTGGATCGACTGGACGCGCATTAAAGGCATCGACTGCTTGACGTTCCAGGACAACGGAAGCGGTATGACACAGAGGAAGATGTACAAGATGCTGAG CTTTGGCTTCAGTGATAAACAGAAGGTGAAAAGGCACATCCCTGTTGGAGTGTACGGGAACGGATTTAAGTCAGGCTCTATGCGCCTGGGGAAGGATGCCATTGTCTTCTCCAAGACCACAGAGAGCATGAGTGTGGGCCTTCTTTCACAGACCTACCTGGAGACCATCCGGGCTCAGCAGGTGGTAGTGCCCATTGTCACTTTTAGACGTGTTGGGCAGAACCA AGCTGAGGACGTAGCCAGCCTTCAAGATATACTCAGGTATTCGCTGTTTAACACAGAGAGTGAGCTATTCTCCGAGCTGCGGGCCATAAATGCCACTTCTGGCTCCACTGGCACTCGCATCATCATCTGGAACCTACGCAG GATTACAAATGGTGAGACAGAGTTTGACTTCAACACGGACAGGTACGACATCCAGATCAAGGCAAACACATGCCATGGACATGACAAGTATAAGCGACAGGACAGCACCATGCAGACGGTTCCCGAGAGTGACTACTCCTTGCGT GCCtactgcagcattttgtactTGAAGCCCCGGATGCAGATTATTATTAGAGGACAGAAAGTGAAGACACAGCTGATCTCCAAGAGTTTGGCTCACATTGCTAAGGACCATTACCGACCCACCTTCCTT AGCAATCGCATCCGAATCACATTTGGGTACAACACCAAGAGTAAGGAGCAGTATGGCATAATGATGTATCACAAAAACCGCCTCATTAAGGCCTATGAGAGAGTGGGCTGCCAGCGCAAG GCAGATGGCAGGGGAGTTGGAGTGATTGGCGTCATTGAATGTAACTTTCTCCAACCCACACACAACAAGCAAGATTTTGACAACACTGACAAATACAG GAAAACTGTGTACAACCTGGGATTGAAACTAGAGGAGTACTGGAATGAAATCAGATACAAATGTAAGAAAGAGAATCCTACGTGCACAATACCAATAGAAGACACTAC GAAGTTTCCAGATCAGACTTGGGTCCAGTGTGACAAGTGTCTGAAATGGAGGAGGCTGCCAGATGGCATTAACTACAGGGGCCTCCCTGAACAGTGGTTCTGCCATATGAACCCGGATCCTCAGTTTAG GAGCTGCAAAGCGGAAGAGGAGCCTGAGGACTCAGATGACGATCAGCGCTCATACCCAAAGCCTTACAAGCGACA GAGGAGGAACAGTAAGATCCAAAAGGAAGACAAAAAGCAACAG GTTTTAGCACCTGTCCTGCCTCCATCAACTACTCCTTTGTCAGACAATGAGGTGTGGAGACCATTAGTAGATGCTCTCACCGCATATTCATCTCCTCACTCAACAAATCCTGCTTACACAG gTTGTAGCACCTCTAGAAACAGCATGCCCATCATCAGTGGAAGCACTCTATCTGCAACACTTGAAAG GGTGAAGAAAAAACTTGCTATGCATTCTGCAGTGGATGCATGTGTGGAAACAGATGGCACTGCTGCACCTCCTCTTTCCTTGCCTTTTTTGAGGAAGCAGATTCTTGCCACCACCCAGATGAATACCAAGACACCACAAAGGGAGACAGAGTGGAgggaagaggtggaggaggacatCACAGAATATGACCAAGAAAAGTACTGGCAGGAGGAACAGTGTGAAGacaaggaggaagagagagtgGCAAAGGCCACAGAGCTATACCTGGAGGAAGCTGAGACTATGGAAATTAAAGCAAATGCATGGGaggaggtgcagcagcagcagcaggaccagCTGATGGAGCTGATGCAGACCACTGCCCAGGAGAGGGACACATATAAGGAGCAGGTTCACCAGCTACAGCAGGAAGTAAAGGAGATTAAACACAG TGTGAACAGATGA